The sequence CCGGGCTTCTGCTACAGTCGTAcctgctctgcttctgagcccaTACAAACACCATGACAGAATAGGGCAGCTTAGGGAACTAGAGCAGCTGTGACCACGGGGTACTATCCCGTTATGCTGTGGGTAGAGGTTAATAGCCAGTCCCATTTCATTACTAGGAATTGTCATCAGTTGACTCCATGCCTCTGTAttgacttcttaaaggggttttcccacaaacataagtaaggccctatccatcagtgctgagacccccgtagatcacgaaaacgaaaacctatgaccgttctgctccattaatctctatggagctgacggagatgggTGGGGGCGTCGCTCGGCAATATCCAtcagctccgtagagattaatggagcagaacggtcatgcgcggcttcCTGCTCccttagtctgaggagcggcaaggggtctgacggaggtacctgggaccccatcggacccctcgttttcgtgatctgtgggggtctcatcactgagacccctaccgATCAGCAACGTAGgttgtgtttgtgggaaaaacccctttaaggacctaaGTCTAGAGTTATGGTTTCCAGTTGCTATACAAAGCCAACCAGTCCCATCACGAGTGGGGCTCATAAACCTCATGTGTCTCTAAACCAATGGTCGGGGAACACTAGTTTTGGACGTTGAAGCCGTTACATTTGCTTACGGTTTTGTGTACAAACAATGGAAATTGGGGCAAAGTTGAGGGCTGCAGTGTTGTTTGTTATCTGCTGTTTTCATTCTGTCTACAAGAGTCCGTCACTTGAATCAACAGCAAAGTCCAACGTGCAGCCTAAGACCTCCAACTATACAGAACTGGATGATCCCGATGAAAGTCCACCTTCATGGCATCATTGCCCGTCCTATAGGTATTGTGTAATGCTGACGTGCACCGAGACACCGCTGATAACATAAAGGTTACATCCAGTTCATGCAATCCTCCCACACATCACAGATATTTCTGGAAATGCCATCCCTTTATTATATTTGGCAGAAGAGATGGGGTAGTTGTAGGAGCACACAGTCATCTATGAGGACAGCTGCCGGCCCATTTCTATTGAGACATAAGACATAAGTACTTAGTGACTACCTAGTGCCCCCATCCTAATTTCTACTGTGAAGCCCCACGTTTCCCTTACTGTGATCATCCCCTCTCCAGAATTACTTGAtattactgtactgtatgtgtatcatCATTCCTGTCGTGTGATGTTGCTGTGTAtaaaatctctgtactgtgacattactgtatgtattatccctgtactgtgacattactgtgtgtattatccctgtactgtggcatcactgtgtgtattatccctgtactgtgacatcactgtgtgtattatccctgtactgtgacataactgtgtgtattatccctgtactgtgacatcactgtgtgtattatccctgtactgtgacatcactgtgtgtattatacctgtactgtgacatcactatgtggattatccctgtactgtgacatcactgtgtgtattatccctgctctgtgacatcactgtgtgcattatttctgtactgtgacatcactgtgtgtattatccctgtactgtgacatcactgtgtgtattatccctgaaccgtgacatcactgtatgtattatccctgtactgtgatatcactctatatattatccctgtactgtggcatcactgtgtgtatgatccctgtactgtgatatcactctatgtattatccctgtactgtgatatcactctatatattatccctgtactgtggcatcactgtgtgtattatccctgtactgtgatatcactctgtgtattatccctgtactgtggcatcactgtgtgtattatccctgtactgtgacatcactgtatgtattatcactgtactgtgacatcactgtgtgtattatccctgtactgtgacatcactgtgtgtattatccctgtactgtggcatcactgtgtgtattatccctgtactgtgacatcactgtgtgtattatccctgtactgtgacatcactgtgtgtattatccctgtactgtgacaagacaacactgtgtgtattatccctgaaccgtgacatcactgtatgtattatccctgtactgtgatatcactctatatattatccctgtactgtggcatcactgtgtgtattatccctgtactgtgatatcactctatgtattatccctgtactgtgatatcactctatatattatccctgtactgtggcatcactgtgtgtattatccctgtactgggacatcactgtatgtattatcactgtactgtgacatcactgtgtgtattatccctgtactgtgacatcactgtgtgtattatccctgtactgtgacatcactgtgtgtattatccctgtactgtgacatcactgtgtgtattatccctgtactgtggcatcactgtgtgtattatccctgtactgtgatatcactgtgtgtattatccctgtactgtgacatcactgtgtgtattatccctgtactgtgacatcactgtgtgtattatccatgtactgtgacatcactttgtgtattacccctgtactgtgacatcactgtgtgtattatccctgtactgtgacatcactgtgtgtattatccatgtactgtgacatcactgtgtgcattatttctgtactgtgacatcactgtgtgtattatccctgtactgtaacatcactgtgtgtattatccctgtactgtgacatcactttgtgtattatccctgtactgtgacatcactgtatgtattatccctgtactgtgacatcactgtgtgtattatccctgctctgtgacatcactgtgtgcattatttctgtactgtaacatcactatgtgtattatccctgtactgtaacatcactatgtgtattatccatgtactgtgacatcactgtgtgtattatccctgtactgtgacatcactgtatgtattgtccctgtactgtgacatcactgtgtgtattacccctgtactgggacatcactgtatgtattatcactgtactgtgacatcactgtgtgtattatccctgtactgtaacatcactgtgtattatacctgtactgtgacatcgctgtgtgtattatccctgtactgtgacatccctgtgtgtattatccctgtactgtgacatcactgtgtgtattattcctgtactgtgacatcactgtgtgtattatccctgtactgtgacatcattgtgtgtattatccctgtactgtgacatccctgtattatccctgtactgtgacatccctgtattatccctgtactcagggctggcgccagcattgggcatgcctgggcaagtgccagggcccaaagCTGTTAAGGGTGGGGGGCACATAagtctgtacataaggaatccatgtaggtgaggggggatgtatgtaatgaatccatagggagtgaggggattttatataaaatacccatgaggggtctgtttagtatgataaactagggaatatttgggGGAATAGGAGgtttttgtttctgaatttttaaagccgccacatgagttcactgcaaaggggagcCGACGctgcctgtactatgacatcactgtgtgtattatccctgtactgtgacatcactatgtgtattatccctgtactatgacatcactgtgtgtattatccctgaactgtgacatcactgtgtgtattatccctgtactgtgacatcactgtgtgtattatcccggtgctgtgacatcactgtgtgtattatccctgtactgtgacatcactgtgtgcattatccctgtactgtgacatcactgtgtgcattatccctgtactgtgacatcactgtgtgtattatccctgtactatgacatcactgtgtgtattatccctgaactgtgacatcactgtgtgtattatccctgtactgtgacatcactgtgtgtattatcccggtgctgtgacatcaccgtgtgcattatccctgtactgtgacatcactgtgtgcattatcactgtactgtgacatcactatgtgtattatcactgtactgtgacatcactgtgtgtattatccctgtactgtgacatcactgtttgcattatcactgtactgtgacatcactgtgtactatccctgtactgtgacatcactgtgtattatccctgtactgtgacatcactgtgtgtattatccctgtactgtgacatcactgtgtgtattattcttgtaatgtgacatcactgtgtagtatctctgcattgtgacatcactgtgtgtattattcttgtaatgtgacatcactgtgtgtattatccttctactgtgacatcactgtgtttattatccctctactgtgacatcactgtgtgtattgttcttgtaatgtgacatcactgtgtagtatccatttactgtgacatcactgtgtgtattacccctctTAAGGAGGAAATAAAAGTCGGGCATATTGAATTTCATAAGCCATCTTTTTCCCCTTTCCATTTAAAATGCAtgtatgagcgctgctcacccctcccctctccatagagaagcgagCAGTCTGTGCCGTAACacaggaaaatataggacatatacAATATTTTTCTGTGCACAATCATGGACGTTGCACTGATATaatgtgtgctcactgtaccatgACCGGAAGCCATAGGCGTCTACGGGGACTGATATTGTGTGCTGGATACAGGTCCCCCACATGTTCGTGTGCAAGGAGCGCCCACATCAGCTCACAGAGAAAACATTATATACTACATACTTCATTCCAGATTATTCATTTGCAGAAGTTTATTTAAAAGTTGAAAACAATTGAATGATTATATAATATAAAAGTGAATACATACATAATAATAAGAAGACCATATATATACTGCTTTGGTCGGAGTAACAATCAGTATTGGCAATCCTCCGTCTACTGTCGCTTGGCTACTGATACCTTGCAGACTTGATTTAACCTTTGGGAATGAACATTTCTAAATAAAAAGTTAGTGATTAGAAACCGCATCATGTGGGATCAATAAATGAGTATATcaggtgataccaatgtctgttTGTCAGTAACATGGAACAAGAACAAGGGAATCTCTGCCACAACAACATGTCATTTTAGGGACTGATAACTTTCTTAAGAGCGCTCATAGATCACATTTTTCATACAGAGCTCAAACTTCACTGTATAGAAGACTATTCTGTCTGTCTGCAGCCACCATTAGGGGGCAGTGTAGGAACCTGCTGCATACAGTTTTATTATGGGGATCAATCTATAGAGTCAAAGGTCCTAGAACACCCATTTATATTGGAAAATAAAATGGGAAATGACATATGTGACACCCCAGCAAGTAATAGGTGAGGGGGGCTATCTTTTCGGCTATGTCTGGAAAGTGGCTGCTATCTTGAAAGCCACAATACTGAATCAagggcagtgtttttttttttccaatgggaatgTGGTCATGTAGTAGATCAAAGAATTGTCTCCAAAATCAATTGCAACAATCTGACTTGCAATAGATTGTCATGAAGGTTCATGACTAgtaatgagcagacccaaaccacaaagttcCGGGCCAGTTCCGgctcaaccccccctccccccctgtgttTATGCCCCCGTGGTGCTGGCACTAATCATGggcgttaactctttaaatgccactggcaacttTGCCTTTGAATAGCTTCAGCCGCGCACCACTGCCAGCAGTGCTAGGCACCACCAATTTGGGGAGGCTCCTTATTCCCTGATGACATCAACGGGAGCGACAACTCTCCCCAAAATGATGAAGCACAGCGCAACCAGGTGGTTGGTGCCAGCACGCTCTGCTGCTgtagtttaaatgctgctggtgacATTACACGGACCtgaacaggattttaaaattcCAAATTTTAACAGGTCTGCTCATTACTACTGATAACGGTTGGATACAATAGCTCTGTGATCAACACCATGCACAacacgtcacatagctgtgcatcacagggaatgtCCCTGGTTGTTGTGTCAACTTTCTGTGcttgataacttttgaaccacaagaaATGTTGCAAAACTGTATCAACTGATTTTGAGACGATTCTAACTAAGATAGATTCATGATGCTTAGCAAAAGGAGGTGCTTATCCAAACTTCACCCAAATAGTTGTTCATAGTCAGATTTTGCCAGGGATAAAATGCATTCACGTCTGTATGGCTCATCAATCCAATCCAAACTATAATCCTACCATGCAATGTGAATATAtacttatattatataatatatttactgtatatgtcatCATTTAATTTAGTTATATAATGAATTTTTATGCTATATTTTCAAGCAAAGCACTTGTAAGTGTCCcgctatatatttattaaagaCACTCATAGCTCTGTATATAAATAGGAGGGACTTGCAAACCCCCTCTGGCACCCATCACCCAGTGGGCACATGTCCCACCTATTCTAAGCCCTTATGTTATATATTGCTTGTGTTAATGAGATCAATTCTGTATAATATATTTTGGGTTGTGATAATACTGTAGCAGGTAAAATGTTTACTCTGTGACTACTCTGGTCGGAGTTGTCAGGAGGGTGCTGTTTAGGAGTTCATTGATCTTGTCATAGATATTCTTTTCTATGTAATCTTTCTGGTCTGTAAGACTCAATGCTGCAGATGCATCTAACAAGTTTTGTAGGTTCTCAACACGTGACACAACAGACTTGATGATAGCTTCTCCGTAGGCACGCTCAATAAGGAAGACACTTTTTTTCATCACATAGTTTAGGTTCTCcaagtttttctttaaaggacTTTGCATATCTCCAACGAGAGGGGAAAGACTTTGATACAAAGACAAGACTTGCAGATCAATCTTCTTCTTCACTTCTTCAGTACACGTTCCTATCACCTTCTTCAGGGCATTAAAAGACTCGGCCATTTTAGCTTCTAGTTTTTGCGAGTACATGACCAGAGATACCATCATGCTATTACTGAGCGCGCCACTGGTCAGGTCTAAATTTAGACTTTCTAGCTTTTTGACAAAGTCCAAGGTGATTGTTTGCACTTGGGTTTGAAGCTCCTCAGCATAAGGATTAAGTGTGATCCTTAACTCTTCAGTGGTCCTGCTCAACAGCCTTGTCACCTCTTCCGAATATGGTAAGAGCTTGACCTTGAGTTGTTCCAACTCCAGCTGGAGCTTCTCGGAGTCTTGTGTCACTTGCTCATAGATGTCTTTGGCAAAGAACGAGACTTTGTTTAGTAGGTCTGCATTTAAACTTTTCACTCCATCCAATGCTAGAGCACTgttgaaatgtaaaatataaggCGGTTAGTAACTTGTAATAAAAGGACATAAAGTCGTTTCAAAAGTTACatgtaaaaatgtatgaaaagcATTGTGCTTagaagaattaaagggaacctgtcaccagggacctcattttcagacaggttaaAGAAAACCATTACACCTGTATAtctaatatgcctttctgctttctccaagcatttgcattacaatatgtgtgttataacttatcttgcaccctgacaaaatcttctgctaagtcccaggggttgggctttggatcCAAGAatttcaaaagataacatgtgacttgtctgtactgcagactcctcaggagcacaaaggtgggggccgagagctgaggagtctgcagtacagataccgtatattccggcgtataagacgacctggtgtataagacgacccccctactttcctgtttaaaatatagagtttaagatatattcgccgtataagactaccccttttccaacgcatacaaaacaccggtaaaaattaaaaaaaaaaacatttgaatttaacgtggtcctttttttaatgtaaattcttatgacatgcaggtatatagcaggaaaactgtcgctcataaacataaggcatacaacaacaacattaccattacagcacagcccccagtagtatacagcacagcccccagtagtatacagcacagcccccagtagtatacagcactgcccccagtagtatacagcacagcccccagtagtatacagcacagcccccagtagtatacagcacagcccccagtaatatacagcactgcccccagaagtatacagcactgcccccagtagtatacagcacagcccccagtaatatccagccagcccagcattaatagaaaataataaacatatactcaccctccggtggccccgacctgcagtgctgctcccccgatgtccgcgtgggtcctcttctggcttcggcgcccgtcttctgtcttcactaacttcgtgccaggcgtcgccattgttctcccctggacggcgcctagtatgacgcgccgctgctgatgtcatactaggaGCCGCCCctgggaaaagcatggcggcgcccagcagaagaagactgcgcggaagacgatccgcgcggacatcggggccaacggagggtgagtatgcacccaatgtctttttgaggctgccggcagccatcgctgtgcaaacacccgcgatcggtgctagcaatatgcagcaaagacttaccggctatggagagggctcagcccgtgagccctctccatgcaccgggacccgctgTATAAGacaattaccggcgtataagccgaccccagagaagacagaagatttttctgtcttcaaaagtcgtcttatacgccggtatatacggtaagtcacatgttatcttttgaaatGCACAGGTCCTCAATTAAATGATGTGTAGGACTCCAAGCACTTATCAGATAATTATCCTTTATCCAAAGGACTTGGTATTTACCAGAATACCCCTTCAAAGAAAATTttgcatcaaaatccatcctgataaaccagggacacttactcatagatacagacacagtgtaacagcctataaatcTGCAGCACACAGAGGCTCTGGATGCCACCCCAGTAGCATAAAGtagcattttaaaagttgattttagaaggaaggaggccatgaataacaaatataacaaagattaccacagtcactgtgcctggatctatgagcaagtgcccctggtttaacatgatggattttgatggtagatatccacATGTAGTCTCAGCTGACTGTTACTCTAGAAGTTGTCAAAGTTGTCAAAACTATTATGTACTGCTTTCTTAAAGAAGACTCCCAGtggtaacacaatggggctcatttagtaagggtccgtgGACTGCATTTCTGTCAGGTTACCCAAcggttttgcgccacatttaacaggggtttttgtcgcacgcgattggattgtgttgcaattgcgcaagctttcatgcgacacaaatcgtgggaGCGGGTCGTTGgtcgatctgacggattcggacagaccgcaggatttaactttaaaattgtgtcgcatataatgcacttacatgcaccaggaagaagaaggtgaactccagcggacctgagcggggaagcgacacatgcaggaaatcgggcgcacgctgtaagtgaatcgcggcagctatgCATtctcacctcggggatcgcgcagggacgggtaagtaaatgtgccccaacgtgtACTCCTGCTCACTCCACCTCCTCTGCACGTCTATTACTCATACTACACTTGCTTTTGCACCACAGCGTCAatatgtgaatgtagtctaataAAAATAGATGAGATGTATCTTTTAAACATGAAAATcaccggcagtccccgggttacgtacaagataggttctacaggtttgttctaaagttgaatttgtttgtaagtctaaACTGTTTACTTTATAagtgtaaccccagtcaaaaatttttttgtctctgtgactagcggattttaaaaatgttgagttgcaGATACCTCTGATAACTATTAttgctctttattgtagcctagggctaaaatacagtaaattaccaacatccagaggtccgtttgtgactaggggtcgtctgtaagtcgggtgtaagtaggggactgcctgtatattcaagCTTACAAATAACTGAGAAATATCTTATATATAAGTAGTAACAGGCTCATTCATTTACTTCTAATACTCTAACCATAATGTAGTCCTCTTATTCCCATACACTTTTCTGCAGATCACTCCCCGCTCACTTACttgtaagtaggggactgcctgtatattcaagCTTACAAATAACTGAGAAATATCTTATATATAAGTAGTAACAGGCTCATTCATTTACTTCTAATACTCTAACCATAATGTAGTCCTCTTATTCCCATACACTTTTCTGCAGATCACTCCCCGCTCACTTACTTGGATACACTGCTTAGGTCAGACACCTGGACCTGTGAGGTGGTGCTGTCCTTGGTGCTGAGAGTGGACTGGTCAAAGTAAGACAAGATGGCATCAACTAACACATTAGAGGCGACATCTCCCAGAACACCTGAGGAAGAAACCGAAAGTCTTATTTTTCAATtatattaaaatttatttaagtGAGCAGCAGAAGAGAATATAAGACACTTTGTAACATATCTCATAGAAGGAAAGTTCTTATTTTCCTCCTCCTATCAGGGTGGAGAAAAATAAGAACTTTTCCTTCTATGACATatgttacaatggggcagatttatcaagcagtctgaatgtcagaatatttccagttgcccatggcaaccaatcacacctcagctttcatttgaccagtgctcatgaatattttaaaggggagctgtgattggtttccatgggcaattggaaatattctgactttcagacacttgataaatctgccccaatgtgtctattaTTCTCTTCTTACTTCTGAAATATTTTCTGGAATTACCATATAATAAAAACTTTtcttttgtttaaaggaaacaaGTTGCCAAATGTTTGTATTGACCgggtaaataaaatgtaattacatttttgattttatttttggaTATTTATATAAAACCTTTGAAATTGTGGAAGTATCTGGGGTTTTCCCCTTTTGCCTTCCTCTCCCAATAACACTAGATATAGAAAAGTGAATACAATTTACTTCACCTCTCATGTGGCATATAttataccataataataatatcataaaAATCCTGGTGCATCGAATCTAATAATTTTGTGTTGTGTTTCTCTCTTTATCCTCATGTCAATAAATTCCCAAATAAGAGTAAAGAAAACAAAGCCCCTTAGGTTAGGGATGATGAtccatacccaaaaacttcatcAAAAATTTGAGCATAAAAacacagcctaaggctacattcacactgccgtgaatGGGCACACGGCGATGTACTGGAGCGGTACagtacagcacacgtgcggcattgtaccgttctgtagccgggagtaagataggacatgtcctatctttccccggaatacggtaCTGTGCGCTATATATCACTATCCCCAGCGCCAAAGTGTGCTCACCGTACTATGGTACGGCAGGCAcagatcgtgtgaatgtagcctaaagctaatgttataaaaaataaaaaaacaaacatttggaGCTTTGTACTGACCTGCAATGGTGCACACCAGTGTGATGGCTAGCACTTTAGCCAACATTTTTCTTTATGACCTGTTGAGTAAAATATATGTAGATGTTACATTAGTTTAATATAACTATTAACAAGATTGGATGAGTCATAATATTCCCAATCATGTAACCTCCAGATCCTTCATCAATATACTATTTGGTAGGGTTGGAGATTGATCAGCTATTATTGTGGCCATACTGGGGATGGAACCAGGAACAGGTGGCTTTATCCACTGCATAGTGGCCATGTCCGGGAACAGCAACTCTGATCCTATGAATCTCTGATCAATGTGAGGTTTAAGGGTCTGACCTGGAAAACACCTTTTACACCTCATCTTAGTCAAGGAACATGAACTTTAACAGGATAGCAATTTCTTGTGTATTCACATACAAAGTTGCAAAgttgtatgtatgaatgtatactgtatatgtgtgtataaatgtgtgtgtatgagtgtagaactgtatgtttgtgtatataagtgtataaattgtaTAAATGTGCATGAATGTGCAAATATATCAATTTTTTAAGgggaagtctgctatgggacctggcctctcctagttacccccctGATAGTTACCAATGACATACAAATAAAACCGGAGGTCCCATACCAAAAATTGGAAGCTGTTTGACTATGACACACTGACGAAAACTCAAAATTGGCGATCTTGGTTCCCCATCCCATTATTTTGCCCGGACCTCGGGTCTGTAGGGTGAGTATCACTTCAAATCAATCACACGAGAGAAGAGAATCCAGTCCATTCCTTACCTGATGACTTCTTCTCCAGTTCTGGATGCAATGTTGTGGTGCTGtaaggtgatatatatatatcagcgcATATGTTTCCCGGCTTGGTATTACATCTAATATTACAGCGTACAATTCCTGATGCTTCTCTGATTTCAGGGTAACGCTGGAAGCTTCTTGCACTCACAGAGTTCTGGTTATTGAATTTTGGAATCTCTATTTTTGTTTTTAGACGCAGTAAAAAATACACAGCTATTAAAGGGATATGAAAACATTtctttgtttttcattttctaaACATGTTCTTAAAACCTCACATCTCCAAGCAATATTCTAAcactgggacaattggatttacTAAGCCTGTCTAAATATTAGAttatccttaaagaggacctgtcacccttaaaaacggcactaggagctggttgctaaagtaagcagctcctagtgctacaacagacgcagcagtgttacaatgatagcgttatccgtaacctccgataatgctaacaAACACCGCTGTGCACTAGAAACGCTGGACCGCTCTCTAAgaggtccgacgtattcatgagggggcaggattgCGCATGACACGAGGCAGTCACCGCCGGTCTATGGAGTGAgcggtccggtgtttctattgtacagcgctgcagtatctgctagtgttattggaggtttctgataagacaagcagtgtaacactgctgcgcctgttttagcactaggagccgcTAACTTTAGTAACCAGTTCCTAGTGCAGTTtctaagggtgacaggtcctctttaaggggcatgtattaaaggaaatctgacattaatatcaagcatgataaaccagggccacttactcatagaactgtgactgtagtaatcttcttatagttgttaaccattgccttcttccttctaaaatcaacgttttaaattatgctaatgaattgaagggctctggaggtgttaccagagcccctcagtgctgtacttTCAcatgctgctacactgtgcaggagcactttctattatggaaaagcattttttttaaatggt comes from Engystomops pustulosus chromosome 6, aEngPut4.maternal, whole genome shotgun sequence and encodes:
- the LOC140065887 gene encoding uncharacterized protein, which gives rise to MLAKVLAITLVCTIAGVLGDVASNVLVDAILSYFDQSTLSTKDSTTSQVQVSDLSSVSNALALDGVKSLNADLLNKVSFFAKDIYEQVTQDSEKLQLELEQLKVKLLPYSEEVTRLLSRTTEELRITLNPYAEELQTQVQTITLDFVKKLESLNLDLTSGALSNSMMVSLVMYSQKLEAKMAESFNALKKVIGTCTEEVKKKIDLQVLSLYQSLSPLVGDMQSPLKKNLENLNYVMKKSVFLIERAYGEAIIKSVVSRVENLQNLLDASAALSLTDQKDYIEKNIYDKINELLNSTLLTTPTRVVTE